Proteins encoded by one window of Streptomyces sp. LX-29:
- a CDS encoding trypco2 family protein produces MAERDETRGEARVEDAVAGLADVIGQVRDELEAAQALGAGRTLKFGVERVHLEFAVQVRRETGGKAGLRIGVVTAGGGGSVAREATHTIQIDLTPQGPDGSPHVSVGGV; encoded by the coding sequence ATGGCTGAACGTGACGAAACCCGTGGCGAGGCCCGGGTCGAGGATGCGGTCGCCGGGCTCGCGGACGTGATCGGACAGGTCCGCGACGAACTGGAGGCGGCCCAGGCGTTGGGCGCCGGGCGCACGCTCAAGTTCGGGGTGGAGCGGGTGCATCTGGAGTTCGCGGTCCAGGTACGGCGCGAGACAGGGGGCAAGGCCGGGCTGCGGATCGGCGTGGTCACGGCGGGTGGGGGCGGGTCCGTCGCGCGGGAGGCCACGCACACCATCCAGATCGACCTGACCCCCCAGGGCCCAGACGGTAGTCCGCACGTCAGTGTGGGCGGGGTGTAG
- a CDS encoding GNAT family N-acetyltransferase, whose translation MQTISVRVLDVLDWALYRAVRLAALADAPTAFASTLGRELAFSEDRWRERLAGRNQFVAEDGGEVCGLVGVVPADPGVAELVSLWVRPAARGRGVGDLLVREVLRWAGDHDVPTVRLWVAEGNEPAERLYARHDFRRTGTVQPVRPGADALEFAMTRSVPVDGAG comes from the coding sequence ATGCAGACGATCTCCGTGCGGGTGCTGGACGTCTTGGACTGGGCGCTCTACCGCGCCGTCCGGCTCGCGGCCCTGGCGGACGCCCCGACCGCCTTCGCCTCCACGCTCGGCCGTGAGCTGGCGTTCTCGGAGGACCGGTGGCGGGAGCGCCTCGCGGGGCGCAACCAGTTCGTCGCCGAGGACGGCGGCGAGGTCTGCGGGCTGGTCGGCGTCGTCCCGGCCGACCCCGGCGTCGCCGAACTGGTGTCCCTGTGGGTGCGGCCCGCCGCGAGGGGGCGTGGGGTCGGCGACCTGCTGGTGCGTGAGGTGCTGCGCTGGGCAGGCGACCACGACGTCCCCACGGTGCGTCTGTGGGTGGCCGAGGGCAACGAGCCCGCCGAGCGTCTCTACGCCCGTCACGACTTCCGGCGGACGGGGACGGTACAGCCCGTGCGCCCCGGTGCGGACGCTCTGGAGTTCGCCATGACGCGGTCGGTGCCCGTCGACGGGGCCGGCTGA
- a CDS encoding nuclear transport factor 2 family protein encodes MRPSSPTDSVTVLTGMYAAEAEYLAAGGPGKASFDLLAPFFAPDVVLHQADALPYGGTWRGHQGMARFFLAMGEAWESFDMVKQEFLATGETAVVLTQVHARARATGRELSFPILQTIRVEDGRITEVRPFYWDTRAVADACAEPTATG; translated from the coding sequence ATGAGACCTTCATCCCCCACGGACTCGGTGACCGTCCTCACCGGCATGTACGCGGCCGAGGCGGAGTACCTGGCCGCCGGAGGCCCCGGCAAGGCGTCGTTCGACCTGCTGGCCCCCTTCTTCGCACCGGACGTCGTGCTCCACCAGGCCGACGCCCTGCCCTACGGCGGCACCTGGCGCGGGCACCAGGGCATGGCGCGGTTCTTCCTCGCGATGGGCGAGGCGTGGGAGTCGTTCGACATGGTGAAGCAGGAGTTCCTCGCCACCGGCGAGACCGCGGTGGTGCTCACCCAGGTCCACGCCCGTGCTCGGGCGACCGGTCGCGAACTCTCCTTCCCGATCCTCCAGACCATCCGCGTCGAGGACGGGCGGATCACCGAGGTCCGGCCGTTCTACTGGGACACGCGGGCCGTCGCCGACGCCTGCGCGGAGCCGACCGCGACCGGCTGA
- a CDS encoding amidase: MDTELWQLSAAELARAVAAGDVSALDVVNAHLARVAVVNPRVNAITNLLADSAREAARETDRRRAAGERLGPLAGVPFTVKENIHVAGSATTFGVPRFRGLVPSADAPPVRRLRAAGAIPLGRTNLPDMTIAGMHTVSTLYGETRNPWDPARTPGGTSGGDGVAVATGMAPLGLGNDSGGSLRVPAAFNGVTALKPSYGRFPQDHRLGPQDPTLSSQLFPVDGPLARTVADLRAVYEALSGVDPQDPRAVPVPLDGPRPAGPIRVGVVMDPGGHGVDPAVRAGVETAAATLEDAGYEVHEVEVPRLDDAVDGYLGLIFTEFSLAWPQLKELLTEDSRRHVEHTLREQPALGLDGYLQLTAARQGIQRDWAGHFERYPLLLGPVSTDPIPFPDAMHGSVEDNARTMGAVRLCRASTFVGAPSVALPVGVADGLPQGVQIIGGMYREDLCLQAAAAVEQRLGTFTPVDPTAPPPAD, from the coding sequence GTGGATACAGAATTGTGGCAGCTGAGCGCGGCGGAACTGGCCCGGGCCGTCGCCGCCGGCGACGTCAGCGCGCTGGACGTCGTCAACGCGCACCTCGCACGCGTCGCCGTGGTCAACCCACGGGTGAACGCGATCACCAATCTCCTCGCCGACAGCGCCCGCGAGGCCGCCCGGGAGACCGACCGGCGCCGCGCCGCCGGCGAGCGCCTCGGCCCGCTGGCAGGGGTGCCGTTCACGGTGAAGGAGAACATTCATGTCGCCGGATCGGCGACCACCTTCGGCGTGCCCCGGTTCCGTGGGCTCGTCCCCTCCGCCGACGCCCCTCCGGTACGGCGGCTGCGCGCCGCCGGGGCGATCCCCCTCGGGCGGACCAACCTGCCCGACATGACGATCGCCGGCATGCACACCGTCAGCACCCTCTACGGCGAGACCCGCAACCCCTGGGACCCGGCCCGGACCCCCGGCGGGACCAGCGGCGGCGACGGGGTGGCGGTCGCCACCGGCATGGCCCCGCTCGGGCTCGGGAACGACTCGGGCGGTTCGCTGCGCGTGCCGGCCGCGTTCAACGGCGTGACCGCGCTCAAGCCCAGCTACGGCAGGTTCCCGCAGGACCACCGGCTCGGGCCGCAGGACCCGACGCTCTCCTCCCAACTGTTCCCGGTGGACGGGCCGCTCGCGCGCACCGTCGCCGACCTGCGCGCCGTCTACGAGGCGCTCTCCGGAGTCGACCCGCAGGACCCACGCGCGGTCCCGGTGCCGCTGGACGGCCCGCGGCCCGCGGGTCCGATCCGCGTCGGCGTCGTCATGGACCCGGGCGGACACGGCGTCGATCCCGCCGTGCGCGCCGGCGTCGAGACGGCCGCCGCGACGCTGGAGGACGCCGGCTACGAGGTCCACGAGGTCGAGGTCCCCCGGCTGGACGACGCCGTCGACGGCTACCTGGGGCTGATATTCACCGAGTTCAGCCTCGCCTGGCCGCAACTGAAGGAGCTGCTCACCGAGGACAGCCGACGCCACGTCGAACACACCCTGCGGGAGCAGCCGGCGCTCGGCCTCGACGGCTATCTCCAGCTCACCGCGGCCCGACAGGGCATCCAGCGGGACTGGGCCGGACACTTCGAGCGGTACCCGCTGCTCCTCGGCCCCGTGTCGACCGACCCGATCCCCTTCCCCGACGCCATGCACGGCAGCGTCGAGGACAACGCCCGCACCATGGGGGCCGTACGGCTGTGCCGGGCGAGCACCTTCGTCGGCGCCCCGTCCGTGGCGCTGCCCGTGGGTGTCGCCGACGGGCTGCCCCAGGGGGTTCAGATCATCGGCGGGATGTACCGGGAGGACCTCTGCCTCCAGGCGGCCGCCGCCGTCGAACAGCGGTTGGGCACGTTCACCCCCGTCGACCCCACCGCCCCGCCTCCGGCCGACTGA
- a CDS encoding TetR/AcrR family transcriptional regulator, whose amino-acid sequence MTPKRMTREESRRQTRDRLLEAAAELFAERGVNGTSVEQIAERAGYSRGAFYGNFEDKDEVVLELLDRRTRSELREVRELGRDAESFADVLQGLRAWHRARGRHAADWLALRLELFLHARRNPELRQRLAERELLARGAIAGGIEQELGRHDATPPADPAFLALIVHALEDGLLIQRQLCPDEIGDEVVVDAVELLLRSWTALAADDAPDRPSRG is encoded by the coding sequence ATGACACCGAAGCGCATGACGCGGGAGGAGAGCCGGCGGCAGACGCGGGACCGCCTGCTGGAGGCCGCGGCCGAGCTGTTCGCCGAACGCGGCGTCAACGGAACGTCCGTCGAGCAGATCGCCGAGCGCGCCGGCTACAGCCGCGGGGCGTTCTACGGCAACTTCGAGGACAAGGACGAGGTGGTGCTGGAGCTGCTCGACCGGCGCACCCGGAGCGAGCTGCGCGAGGTGCGGGAGCTGGGCCGCGACGCGGAGTCGTTCGCGGACGTGTTGCAGGGGCTCCGGGCCTGGCACCGGGCCCGCGGCCGGCACGCCGCGGACTGGCTCGCCCTGCGTCTGGAGCTGTTCCTGCACGCGCGCCGCAACCCGGAGCTCCGGCAGCGGCTGGCGGAGCGTGAACTCCTCGCCCGCGGCGCCATCGCGGGCGGCATCGAGCAGGAGCTGGGCCGCCACGACGCCACGCCCCCCGCCGACCCCGCCTTCCTCGCGCTCATCGTGCACGCCCTGGAGGACGGCCTGCTGATCCAGCGGCAGCTGTGTCCCGACGAGATCGGTGACGAGGTGGTCGTCGACGCCGTCGAACTCCTCCTCAGATCATGGACCGCTTTGGCGGCGGACGACGCGCCCGACCGGCCCAGCCGAGGGTGA
- a CDS encoding HAD-IA family hydrolase — MAKGVLFDFSGTLFHIEPAREWLRAAAEEAGRVLTEEELTAYAERLEAVGAQPGGVPPRRLPAELAELWRERDMSAGRHRAVYTALARSAMPPAPAASAPVPDLTEALYERHRRPAAWRPYPDTASTLTALRGRGVPVAVVSNIGWDPRPVFRAHGVYHLVESYVLSYEHGVAKPDPALFQAACDRLGLPPHEVVMVGDSAPADGGAAALGCAVHLVDGVQVDRRPDALAAVLDLV; from the coding sequence ATGGCCAAGGGCGTGTTGTTCGACTTCTCCGGGACCCTGTTCCACATCGAGCCGGCACGGGAGTGGCTGCGCGCGGCGGCGGAGGAGGCCGGTCGCGTCCTCACGGAGGAGGAGCTCACGGCCTACGCCGAGCGGTTGGAGGCGGTCGGCGCCCAGCCCGGCGGGGTCCCGCCCCGGCGGCTGCCCGCCGAACTGGCCGAGCTGTGGCGGGAGCGCGACATGAGCGCCGGCCGACACCGCGCCGTCTATACCGCCCTCGCCCGAAGCGCCATGCCTCCCGCACCGGCGGCGTCGGCCCCCGTTCCGGATCTGACCGAGGCGCTGTACGAACGGCATCGCCGGCCGGCCGCCTGGCGGCCGTACCCGGACACCGCGAGCACCCTGACGGCCTTGCGCGGGCGCGGCGTCCCGGTCGCCGTCGTCAGCAACATCGGCTGGGACCCGCGCCCGGTCTTCCGCGCCCACGGCGTGTACCACCTCGTCGAGTCGTATGTGCTCTCGTACGAGCACGGGGTGGCGAAGCCCGACCCCGCGCTCTTCCAGGCGGCCTGCGACCGGCTCGGGCTGCCGCCGCACGAGGTGGTGATGGTCGGCGACAGCGCGCCGGCGGACGGCGGGGCCGCCGCCCTGGGCTGCGCGGTGCACCTGGTCGACGGCGTCCAGGTGGACCGGCGCCCGGACGCGTTGGCGGCGGTGCTCGATCTGGTGTGA
- a CDS encoding SGNH/GDSL hydrolase family protein — translation MPDTDRRYLRYVALGDSQTEGLGDGDDTTGPRGWADRLADELATHHPELRYANLAVRGRTAGQVHAEQLAPALALRPDLATVVAGVNDLLRPRFDADAVAGHLEAMFAALTAQGAHVATVTFPDLGRVIPLARPLGSRVTALNERIRRAARRHGVILAATDRHPVVGDPRLWSPDRLHASPLGHQRIAAAVAHALALPGSDDSWTHPLPPPESPVPTGRHAAVAELRWAAAFLGPWLVRRVRGRSSGDDRTAKRPALLPVRVASADRDDPGRPRQAPAPG, via the coding sequence ATGCCCGACACTGACCGGCGGTATCTGCGCTACGTCGCGCTCGGCGACAGCCAGACGGAGGGCCTCGGCGACGGCGACGACACGACCGGGCCGCGGGGATGGGCCGACCGCCTCGCCGACGAGCTGGCGACCCACCATCCCGAGCTGCGGTACGCCAACCTCGCCGTCCGCGGTCGCACGGCCGGTCAGGTGCACGCCGAGCAACTGGCGCCCGCCCTCGCCCTCCGCCCCGACCTGGCCACCGTGGTCGCCGGCGTCAACGACCTGCTGCGCCCGCGCTTCGACGCCGATGCCGTCGCCGGCCACCTGGAGGCGATGTTCGCCGCGCTCACCGCCCAGGGCGCCCACGTCGCCACGGTGACCTTCCCCGACCTCGGGAGGGTGATCCCGCTCGCCCGCCCCCTCGGCTCCCGCGTCACCGCCCTCAACGAACGCATCCGCCGGGCCGCGCGGCGCCATGGCGTCATCCTCGCCGCGACCGACCGCCACCCCGTCGTCGGCGACCCCCGCCTGTGGAGCCCGGACCGGCTGCACGCCAGCCCGCTCGGCCACCAGCGGATCGCCGCCGCCGTCGCGCACGCCCTGGCCCTGCCCGGCAGCGACGACTCCTGGACGCACCCGCTGCCTCCGCCGGAGTCACCGGTCCCCACCGGCCGGCACGCGGCCGTCGCCGAACTGCGCTGGGCCGCCGCCTTCCTGGGCCCCTGGCTGGTCAGACGGGTGCGCGGCCGCTCCTCCGGCGACGACCGCACCGCCAAGCGCCCTGCCCTGCTCCCCGTGCGGGTGGCATCCGCCGACCGCGATGACCCGGGCCGGCCGCGCCAGGCCCCGGCCCCCGGGTAG
- a CDS encoding PadR family transcriptional regulator codes for MALRHAVLAALLDEELSGYQLAKAFDLGVANFWHALPQQLYAELTRLERDGLIAGREVVQDTRPNKRLFTVTSAGREELERFTASAAKPSFIRDDLMVKVQAVDHVAVETVIAQLTERAAFAQAKIELLGRLLHTMRGDRTEEEFLRHGERVGPYLTCLRGLAFERGNHDWCVRTAALLTERQAAHARH; via the coding sequence ATGGCCTTGCGGCACGCCGTGCTGGCGGCCCTGCTGGACGAGGAGTTGAGTGGGTACCAACTGGCCAAGGCGTTCGATCTCGGCGTGGCGAACTTCTGGCACGCGCTCCCGCAGCAGCTCTACGCGGAGCTGACCCGACTGGAGCGGGACGGGCTGATCGCGGGCCGGGAGGTCGTCCAGGACACCCGGCCCAACAAGCGCCTCTTCACGGTGACGAGCGCGGGCCGGGAGGAGCTGGAGCGCTTCACGGCGAGCGCCGCCAAGCCCTCCTTCATCCGCGACGACCTGATGGTCAAGGTCCAGGCCGTCGACCACGTCGCCGTCGAGACGGTGATCGCGCAGCTCACCGAGCGGGCCGCGTTCGCCCAGGCCAAGATCGAGCTCCTCGGCCGGCTGCTGCACACCATGCGGGGCGACCGCACCGAGGAGGAGTTCCTGCGCCACGGCGAGCGCGTCGGCCCCTACCTGACCTGTCTGCGCGGCCTCGCCTTCGAGCGGGGAAACCACGACTGGTGCGTGCGCACGGCCGCGCTCCTGACGGAGAGGCAGGCGGCCCATGCCCGACACTGA
- a CDS encoding nuclear transport factor 2 family protein has translation MTTAHRFRAAVHDRDLVALKALFTEDIRLYSPVRFTPFEGRPAVLGLFGVLLRTFEDFRYVGEHSGTCETGTDGTPSASAALVFRTVVDGRQIHGVDLLHFDEDARIKEIAVMVRPQSAVRALGEAVLAGLVADGLAPAPAPAPAER, from the coding sequence GTGACCACGGCACACCGCTTTCGCGCCGCAGTCCACGACCGCGACCTCGTCGCCCTCAAGGCCCTGTTCACCGAGGACATCCGCCTCTACAGCCCGGTGAGGTTCACGCCCTTCGAGGGGAGGCCCGCCGTGCTGGGCCTCTTCGGCGTCCTACTGCGCACCTTCGAGGACTTCCGCTACGTCGGAGAGCACTCCGGCACCTGCGAGACCGGCACCGACGGCACGCCGTCCGCGTCGGCGGCCCTCGTCTTCCGAACCGTCGTCGACGGGAGGCAGATTCACGGTGTGGACCTGCTGCACTTCGACGAGGACGCGAGGATCAAGGAGATCGCGGTGATGGTGCGCCCGCAGTCCGCCGTGCGGGCCCTGGGCGAGGCCGTCCTCGCCGGCCTGGTCGCCGACGGCCTCGCCCCGGCACCGGCGCCAGCGCCGGCGGAACGGTAG
- a CDS encoding polyprenyl synthetase family protein, translating into MNDTIAAAALERAAGYRTRFDARFAAYFDALADRLDTPPLSRFTPRCLELLRDLSLRGGKRMRVALLYEAARLVTEERVPGLEEAALSLELLQTHGLIHDDIIDDAPTRRAGPSTYYAYRREFPDDERTALALALLAGDLAAFLSLRVLAEAPVPAEVRQAMLDVQLSAGAEAVTGQIVDLERDAHPLPDEELLHTVTEYKSTRYSVLAPLRLGLLAAGEDPVRHDRRLRRYATLVGICGQMRDDYLDLFGDAAATGKPVGADLRAGRRSYAVRAILAATTGAERAVVETALGDPRCTPDTVDRVRDLARRHGVDAALRADMRRTAEAARAEALTWRPHWREEAVAFFARLPLWSVERTR; encoded by the coding sequence ATGAACGACACGATCGCGGCCGCCGCGCTGGAGCGGGCCGCCGGGTACCGAACCCGGTTCGACGCCCGCTTCGCGGCGTACTTCGACGCGCTGGCCGACCGCCTCGACACCCCGCCGCTCAGCCGGTTCACCCCCCGCTGTCTGGAGTTGCTGCGGGACCTCTCGCTCCGCGGGGGCAAGCGGATGCGCGTCGCCCTGCTGTACGAGGCGGCACGCCTGGTGACCGAGGAGCGGGTGCCCGGGCTGGAGGAGGCGGCGCTGAGCCTCGAACTGCTCCAGACCCACGGCCTCATCCACGACGACATCATCGATGACGCGCCCACCCGCCGCGCCGGTCCGTCCACGTACTACGCCTACCGTCGGGAGTTCCCGGACGACGAGCGGACGGCGCTGGCCCTGGCACTGCTGGCCGGGGACCTCGCCGCCTTCCTGTCGCTGCGCGTACTGGCGGAGGCCCCGGTGCCGGCCGAGGTGAGACAGGCCATGCTGGACGTGCAGCTGAGCGCGGGCGCCGAAGCGGTGACGGGACAGATCGTCGACCTGGAGCGCGACGCCCACCCGCTGCCCGACGAGGAACTGCTGCACACCGTCACCGAGTACAAGTCGACCCGGTACTCCGTTCTCGCCCCGCTGCGGCTGGGCCTGCTGGCTGCCGGCGAGGACCCGGTCCGCCACGATCGACGGCTGCGTCGCTACGCGACCCTGGTGGGGATCTGCGGGCAGATGCGCGACGACTACCTCGACCTCTTCGGCGACGCGGCGGCCACCGGGAAGCCCGTGGGTGCCGATCTGCGCGCGGGGCGCCGAAGTTATGCCGTCCGCGCGATCCTGGCCGCCACCACCGGTGCGGAGCGCGCCGTGGTGGAGACCGCTCTGGGCGACCCGCGGTGCACGCCCGACACCGTCGACCGCGTCCGCGATCTCGCCCGGCGGCACGGCGTCGACGCCGCACTCCGTGCCGACATGCGCCGCACCGCCGAGGCCGCCCGTGCCGAAGCCCTCACCTGGCGCCCGCACTGGCGCGAGGAGGCCGTGGCCTTCTTCGCCCGACTGCCCCTGTGGAGCGTGGAACGCACCCGCTGA
- a CDS encoding DUF2786 domain-containing protein, protein MEAVLHAVTVAPDAGLDDALDAGASTLTAAPAGWEAVSRALVAAAERRVRRCWDGGWQPADLERIVRREGVADRTRFVVDMIAAEARRAPAARTDTRWTAQLGELDARVWWDGDDGYLEAFGRRERRASRFETAGCALAALRSIGRLPRIEPLARRAAPRAGAEPRMLGRVRALLAKAESTSYPEEAEALSAKAQELMARYSIDAALLGADAGEGPGACRIGVEAPYESAKALLLDAVAEANRCQAVWASELGFSTVVGFDADLELVELLYTSLLLQATTAMNRDADRHHARGRARRTRHFRESFLIAYAGRVRERLAAATRQATEEAVHESGATPRGVLPVLAAREVAVADAAARMFPDTTAHRLRCRDADGWAHGTAAADQAELA, encoded by the coding sequence GTGGAGGCCGTCCTGCACGCCGTCACCGTCGCGCCGGACGCCGGCCTCGACGACGCGCTCGACGCCGGTGCCTCCACCCTCACCGCCGCCCCCGCGGGCTGGGAGGCGGTGAGCCGTGCCCTGGTCGCCGCCGCCGAGCGCCGGGTGCGACGCTGCTGGGACGGCGGCTGGCAACCGGCCGACCTGGAACGGATCGTACGGCGCGAAGGCGTCGCCGACCGGACCCGCTTCGTCGTCGACATGATCGCCGCCGAGGCGCGACGGGCCCCCGCCGCCCGTACGGACACCCGCTGGACCGCACAGCTCGGCGAGCTCGACGCGCGGGTGTGGTGGGACGGGGACGACGGGTACCTGGAGGCGTTCGGCCGCCGCGAGCGCCGCGCGAGCCGGTTCGAGACGGCGGGCTGCGCCCTGGCCGCGCTGCGGTCGATCGGGCGGCTGCCGCGGATCGAGCCCCTGGCGCGGCGGGCCGCACCGCGGGCGGGAGCCGAACCCCGCATGCTCGGTCGGGTCCGCGCCCTGCTCGCCAAGGCCGAGTCCACCTCCTACCCCGAGGAGGCCGAGGCCCTGTCCGCCAAGGCGCAGGAGCTCATGGCCCGCTACAGCATCGACGCGGCGCTCCTCGGCGCGGACGCCGGGGAGGGCCCCGGCGCCTGCCGGATCGGCGTCGAGGCCCCGTACGAATCGGCCAAGGCGCTGCTGCTCGACGCCGTGGCCGAGGCCAACCGGTGCCAGGCGGTCTGGGCGAGCGAGCTGGGCTTCTCCACGGTGGTCGGCTTCGACGCCGACCTGGAGCTCGTCGAACTCCTCTACACCTCGCTGCTCCTCCAGGCGACGACCGCGATGAACCGGGACGCCGACCGGCACCACGCCCGCGGCCGCGCCCGCCGCACCCGGCACTTCCGCGAGTCCTTCCTCATCGCCTACGCGGGCCGCGTCCGCGAGCGTCTCGCCGCCGCCACCCGGCAGGCCACCGAGGAGGCCGTGCACGAGTCCGGCGCCACGCCGCGCGGCGTGCTGCCCGTACTCGCCGCCCGCGAGGTGGCGGTGGCCGACGCCGCCGCGCGGATGTTCCCCGACACCACCGCCCACCGCCTCAGGTGCCGCGACGCCGACGGCTGGGCCCACGGCACGGCGGCGGCCGACCAGGCCGAACTGGCCTGA